TTGTGTAAACTCAAGTCAGTTTAGCAACGGGTCGCCCGGCAGAAAGTGGAGCTTTAACAAATGCTCTGAACGACCCGTGACAGTATTCAGCTCTCGCGTCGGAATGGGGTTAAGAGAAGTATCCAAAATGGGACAAAGCTTAATGAACCCACGGTAATTAAACCAGAAACATTAGCGTCCATGTCAGAGAAATCTGATGACCGAGAGGAAGCGACGGGGAAAGGGGTGTGTAACGATTCCGTGCCTGGGCAGTTGGCAGGAATTAACAGAGAAATTGGGATTATACTGAGCAGCGGACAGCAAATTCTGATTAACGGGAATAAGATTCTGAATGAGCAATTCCAAATTTACCTCAATTCCATGTCTCAACATCGTGTAACTCTTTTAATGAAACCgtgagtggctcttaaaagagcctttgaTTTTCCGGTTTGTTTTGTCAGTGAACTTGTCTTCACTTGGAGCTGGTGTACTTGGTCACCGCCTTTGTCCCTTCGGACACGGCGTGCTTGGCCAGCTCCCCGGGCAGCAGCAGGCGCACGGCGGTCTGGATCTCCCGGGAGCTGATGGTGGACCGCTTGTTGTAATGGGCCAGGCGGGAAGCCTCGCCCGCGATGCGCTCGAAAATATCGTTGACGAATGAATTCATGATGCTCATGGCCTTGGAGGAGATGCCGGTGTCGGGGTGAACCTGCTTCATCACTTTGTAGATGTAGATGGCGTAAGTCTCCTTCCTCGACCTCTTGCGCTTCTTGCCAGTCTTGCTCGCTGGCTTGGACAAAGCTTTCTTGGCGCCCTTCTTGGGTGCGGGTTTCGCTGGATCAGGCATTTCCTCGTCGGTTTCAAACACAATAATAAGCAGAAGCTGTTCGGAGCGCGGTTTAAATAGGCAGCGCCCAAAGCGGTATGTTAATGAGGATGGGAATACTGAGCATTTCTATTGGCTGTTTGGAGAAATGAATCACCAATCGGAACGCTGGGGGATGGGTAGCGGCGCCAATGGGCGGGGTTTACCG
The sequence above is a segment of the Mobula birostris isolate sMobBir1 chromosome 28, sMobBir1.hap1, whole genome shotgun sequence genome. Coding sequences within it:
- the LOC140188863 gene encoding histone H2B-like; amino-acid sequence: MPDPAKPAPKKGAKKALSKPASKTGKKRKRSRKETYAIYIYKVMKQVHPDTGISSKAMSIMNSFVNDIFERIAGEASRLAHYNKRSTISSREIQTAVRLLLPGELAKHAVSEGTKAVTKYTSSK